The Flavobacterium commune genome contains the following window.
TCCATTTGTGCAAAGATTTCAGATTGTCTTCGCCCATAATTAAAGAAAATTGATGATGCGGATATTTCTCTTCCAGATGTACTAAAGTTGTTACGGTGTAATTAGGCTGTGGCAATTTGAACTCAATATCCGATGGTTTTAGTTTTGGATAATCTTCTGTGGCGAGATAAACCATTTGCAAACGGTGGTAATCGTCCAGCAGCGTACTTTTTTTCTTCAAAGGATTGTGTGGCGTAACCACTAACCACACCTGATCTAAGTCGGAATGCTCAGCCATGTGATTGGCAATAATGAGATGTCCAACATGAATGGGGTTGAAAGTGCCGAAATACAATCCTATTTTCATTGTTTTAGTCCTTAGTTTTTTAGTCCCTAGTCCTTAGCTGTTAGTCCTAAGTTTTTATTCTTTCAAATTTTTTGAGAAGGCGTTAATCATTTTACTTTCTTCTTCTATTAAAAACAGAATCTCATTAAATAAGTTGTCATCAACTACAAAATCTAATTCTTTTGCGATAATTAGTTGTGTTTCAATTTCGTTTAATGAACCTCTGGAAATATTCAAAAAATGATTAAATGATTTGTCAGTTTGTCGCCCAAATCCTTCGGCAATATTTGAAGTAACTGAGATACTGGCTCTCTTTAACTGACTTGTTAAGGCATAAATTTCTTCTTTCGGAAAATCCTTTGTGAGTTTATATATTAAAACTACAATCTTGATACCCTTTTGCCAAATTAATAATTCTTTGTATGATTTAACTCCACTCATAATTTATTGTTTTTAGGTTGATTGTTTTTAATACTAAGGACTATGTACTAACTACTAAGGACTATTTACTCACAAACTCCTTTACTAACTGAGTCGCTTCTTCTAACGCCACTTCTAAATCATAATTTTTTATAACCACATCAAATTGCGGAGCAGTTGCCAGTTCTACGTGAGCTTTAGCAATTCGCATACTGATTTTTTCTTCGCTTTCGGTAGAGCGTTCTTTCAAACGTCTTTTTAGTTCGTCTACGCTAGGTGGTTTTACAAAAACAGCCAAAGTTTCTTTGGGGAATTTGTGCTTGATACGCAATCCACCAGCCACATCAATGTCAAAAATCACGTTTTTGCCCAAAGCCCAAATGCGTTCTACTTCACTTTTTAAAGTTCCGTAAAAGTTATCTCTGTAAACTTCTTCCCATTCTACGAAATCCTCGTTTTTGATATGTTTCTTAAATTCGTCCAAAGAGATAAAATAGTAATCCTTTCCGTTTACTTCTTCGCCTCTGGCTTCACGGGTTGCTGCCGAAATAGAAAACTCTAAATTCAAGTCTTCCTGTTTTAATAAATGCCTAACTATAGTTGTTTTTCCGGAACCTGATGGCGCCGAGAATACGATTAATTTTCCTTTCATAATTTAGTGATTAGTTCCTAGTCCTTAGTCCTTAGTTCTTAGTTTCTGATGCTAAGCACTAACCACTAAGGACTAATTACTTTTACAATACGTTCAAAACCTGTTCTTTGATTTTTTCCAATTCGTCTTTCATCATCACGACTAGTTTTTGCATTTGTGCATGATTGGATTTAGAACCCATGGTGTTGATTTCGCGTCCCATTTCCTGAGTAATGAAACCTAATTTTCTTCCATTAGCTTCTGTTCCATTGATAGTTTCTAAGAAATAATCCAAATGATTTGTCAAACGCACTTTTTCCTCAGTGATGTCTAATTTTTCTAAATAATAGATTAATTCTTGTTCAAAACGATTTTCGTCAACATTTACTTTTAACTCATCAATGGCGGTTTGCAAACGGTCTTTGATGGCCTGAACGCGTTCCGGATCAAGAGCCAGCGCATCGTTCATAAATTGGCGGATGTTTCCAATACGCAATTGGAATTCTTTCTCAAGAGAAGCACCTTCGTCTTTTCTAAAAGAAAGTATGTTGTTCAAACTTTCGTTGATTACTTCTTTTATCTGAGCCCATTCGTTTTCGTCAATTTCCTCTCTTTCCACTTTCATGGTGTCAGGCATACGCACGGCCATTTTCATCAATTCGGTTTCCTCGGCATCAGCATATACTTCTCTTAACTGGTTGATGTAGGCTTTTACAATAGGTACATTCACTTTTGTCGAAGTTTGTTCGGCGGTACTTTCGATATAAATAGAAAAATCTACTTTTCCTCTTTCTAATGTTGAGGCAATTTGTGTACGTAAACCCAATTCCATTTCGCGGTAAAGCGAAGGCATTCGTACATTTAAGTCCAGGCCTTTACTGTTTAAAGATTTGACTTCGACTGTTATTTTTTTGGTTGGTAATTGCAAAGTGGCTTTACCAAAACCCGTCATAGATTGTATCATATTGTTTCTTAAAAAGTGCTCAAAGATACTAAAAAAGTATTCAGTAGTCAGTGTTTAGTCAGCAGTGCCTAAAATGACTATTTTTCCAATGCTTTCATTACCTGATGGATATTTTGTTGGCTGTTGCCAATGTAAATTTTGCCATCAATAATAAAAACGGGGCGGCTCAGGAAAGTGTAATGTTCCAGAATGTATTTCTTGAAATCATCCTCGGTCAGGCCTTTGTCCTTTAATCCCATCGATTTGTATAATTGTGCTTTTTTGCTAAAAAGAGCTTCGTAACTTCCCGAAAGCGCATACATTGCTTCCAGTTCTTCAGCAGTAATTGGGTCTTGTTTGATGTCGTGAAAAACTAGATTGTGGTCTTTTGGTAATGATTTGATGATTTTTCGACAAGTGTCGCAAGAAGCGAGATAGTATATTTTGTTAGCCATAGTTTTTATTTCTTTGTGCAAAGAAAAATCATTTGCGACGTTAAATGCGTATTTTTGCTCAAAATTTACAAACTCAATACAATGAAAGATATTTTAGAGATTACCAAGACCAGTAGAAACATGATTTCTAAATTGATCCAGGGATATACTTTAGAACAATTAAATAAGGTTCCTGAAGGATTTAAAAATAATTTGATTTGGAATGTAGCTCATGTTGTGGTTACCCAACAATTATTGGTTTATAAACTGGCTGGTTTGCCTGTAATGGTTTCTGATGAATTGATAGAAAAGTACAAGAAAGGAACTCAAACGGAGCATGAGGCAACTCAGGAAGAAGTAGATGAAGTTTTGTCTTTGTTGCATACTACAATTGAGCAAACTGAGAAAGATGTTGAAAATAATTTGTTTCAAAATTTTAACGAATATCCTACCTCTACAGGATTTGTTTTAAAAAACAATCGCGACTCGATGGAGTTTAATAACTTTCATGAAGGACTTCATATTGGTGTGATTATGGCTATTCGAAAATTGGTATAATCCATTTCGTTTGAAAATATTTTATAGCAAAAGAGCTTCCAGTGGAAGCTCTTTTTATTATTTTTGATGAGATGGTTTAATATTTATTGCAAGTAGTAAATGTAGCCTACGTTGAACCAAACTAACCAGTCGTTGGCCTTATTTTCTTTATATAAATCCGGATTTGGTTTTAAGCCGTCAACCCAATCAGAGAAATAGTATTGAAATCGTAAATCGACCATTAAATCGCTTAGTGGCGTTAATTTGTAACGGGTTCCTACACTGGATACAACTGACCAAACGCTGCCGCCTTCGGTTGAAAATCCATATTGGCGATTATCGGTAGGAGTCAGGTATTTTGGATAGGTGGTCAATGGTGTTCCTAAAGGTCCCATGGTAGAATAAGCTTCGGTGTTGTAATAGCTAAACTGG
Protein-coding sequences here:
- a CDS encoding YicC/YloC family endoribonuclease gives rise to the protein MIQSMTGFGKATLQLPTKKITVEVKSLNSKGLDLNVRMPSLYREMELGLRTQIASTLERGKVDFSIYIESTAEQTSTKVNVPIVKAYINQLREVYADAEETELMKMAVRMPDTMKVEREEIDENEWAQIKEVINESLNNILSFRKDEGASLEKEFQLRIGNIRQFMNDALALDPERVQAIKDRLQTAIDELKVNVDENRFEQELIYYLEKLDITEEKVRLTNHLDYFLETINGTEANGRKLGFITQEMGREINTMGSKSNHAQMQKLVVMMKDELEKIKEQVLNVL
- the nadD gene encoding nicotinate (nicotinamide) nucleotide adenylyltransferase; this encodes MKIGLYFGTFNPIHVGHLIIANHMAEHSDLDQVWLVVTPHNPLKKKSTLLDDYHRLQMVYLATEDYPKLKPSDIEFKLPQPNYTVTTLVHLEEKYPHHQFSLIMGEDNLKSLHKWKNYEAILAHHEIYVYPRISAEAENSEFKNHPKIRMIDAPVVEISSTFIRENIKLGKNVRPLVPTKVWEYIDHNLFYKK
- a CDS encoding DinB family protein, which encodes MKDILEITKTSRNMISKLIQGYTLEQLNKVPEGFKNNLIWNVAHVVVTQQLLVYKLAGLPVMVSDELIEKYKKGTQTEHEATQEEVDEVLSLLHTTIEQTEKDVENNLFQNFNEYPTSTGFVLKNNRDSMEFNNFHEGLHIGVIMAIRKLV
- a CDS encoding four helix bundle protein, encoding MSGVKSYKELLIWQKGIKIVVLIYKLTKDFPKEEIYALTSQLKRASISVTSNIAEGFGRQTDKSFNHFLNISRGSLNEIETQLIIAKELDFVVDDNLFNEILFLIEEESKMINAFSKNLKE
- the gmk gene encoding guanylate kinase — its product is MMKGKLIVFSAPSGSGKTTIVRHLLKQEDLNLEFSISAATREARGEEVNGKDYYFISLDEFKKHIKNEDFVEWEEVYRDNFYGTLKSEVERIWALGKNVIFDIDVAGGLRIKHKFPKETLAVFVKPPSVDELKRRLKERSTESEEKISMRIAKAHVELATAPQFDVVIKNYDLEVALEEATQLVKEFVSK
- a CDS encoding arsenate reductase family protein yields the protein MANKIYYLASCDTCRKIIKSLPKDHNLVFHDIKQDPITAEELEAMYALSGSYEALFSKKAQLYKSMGLKDKGLTEDDFKKYILEHYTFLSRPVFIIDGKIYIGNSQQNIHQVMKALEK